The segment TGAATTCCTTTTTACACGGAAAAGCAGGTAAACGCTGAAAAAAGTGGTCAAGTAGTAGTTTCCTTGTTGGTTAGCAGAGGGCGGCGTGGTAGCTCTATGCTGCCACCGTGCGGAGAGAAGGGGGCAGTGCAGTTTCATCAAGGCAAATaggtttgtttaaaaataaacatacaattttaaatatatattttacaccaGGGATTTTCAGACTTTTTGACCTACAAGGGAGAcattttttccaaggacccctcaTAATCCTACAGTCAATTCAATAAAACTACCATGTCACCTCTAAATTCCATGggaattctaaaaaaaaattcatcctgaATATTCATGACCTGTTCAATAGAAAGAATTGTAACCAAATTCAACTTAATTAAATGAAGTCCGTATCCATCAGACGCTAGCTGACGTGCATCACTTCCACTCACAACACGGCTGCGAACGGAGAGCTCATAGTTTACAAAAGTGCAGTCAATTTTGCCAACTTAGCCATTAGGTTGCTATATTAAGTGACTTTTCCAaacattcttgtttttgttttttttattattacagtgaCTAGAGAGTTTAGTTCCCATTAAGAAAAAGACAACACGAGCTCAATCATTTGAACAATGTTTTCTGTTTGAACAGAAAGATGCCTGCTGGAAGGCACTCAGGAGTCAATTGCACTGAAGATTGCCAGACGTGATGCCTATTTATATTTTGCAAAAGCAGAGATTTATCCACAAGTTGGAAACTTGTGATCCGAGGTGTGgcacactttgaaaatcactgtGCTAGGCCAtttcagagcttttaattggctgaTGACTTGGTTGATTATGCTTGTTTTATTGATACACCAGTCCCTCTATGTAGCTATGCATTTTTTAAGTGGTACAACATAATTGattgagaattatttttatgatttttgaCTGCCAAGATAGGTCTCACAAAGCCCCAGTTTGAAAACCGCTGTGAtacacacattaacacaaaggattattaaactaaaaagaaatatctaaaatagaaaatgttttttttcccaacaaatGCCACATTTGCTCTTGTAATATTTTCCCGAGGAGAAAATACACTAATATTATGGCTTTTTTctggaaaagacaaaaaaaaactcatcataatacttttttcatttcaattttctcatgaaaagaaattattattCCACCAACATGAAACTATTTTTGTAGATTTCTTTCAAGATTAAAGTCAATTATTcgagaaaaaagttgcaatattacaaggacagttgtattttttagagcaaaatcatataaatattttttaaataggagATGAAAGACAAGCTATGGCAAGGAAAAAGtagttataattttttttttaagaccaaAAGGGCTTAtgagaatgttgttgttttttagaaCGATTTAATGTTACAAAACTTTATCTCGTCCATTTTGCTGACTTGCTACCACTTTCAAAAACAGTTCATTTCTGCAACTTTTATTAAAACTCAAAACTGAAATCCTAAAACATACatcctaaaaagagcattttaatgTACACGTTCTTTACAATTACCTCCAgcattaaaatgaagaaaagaatGCTCAGCCATGCTGCCATAGAAGTGTAAATTGACCAATATGTTCCTTATTGTGGCGGCAGTTTATAACAAGCTCAAGCTTGACAACAAGTATCATGATTCGTTTTATTTAAATTGAGCCTTCTGCCGAACGCAGCCATGAAGGATGCTGCCAATGGTGAGGTCTTTGTGCTTCTCTGTCACAATGTTGTGATAAAGAGAGCAGCACAGTTTCCCTTGTTCCGGCTCAGCGAAGGAGGTCTTGGAGAACACCACTTGCCCGTCCGTGTTGACCTCAACGCCACACGCCTGACACAGCGTGCTCGTGAGACTCTTCTCCAAGGCGAGGAGCTCGGACAGCGCCTCCAGCGGGAAGCGACAGTTCCGGCTGTTGTAGCCGTGGCTGTACACGAGCAGCAGGTCCTTACGGCTCGATGTCACGTGGCGGTGCAGAGCGCAGGCCTGCAGGAAGCTCAGGCGGCGGGCGCAGCGTAGCAGACGTACCGGGTTCCGCTCCAGGAAGGACCGGTTGATGGAGACGGCGAGCGTGACGGCGGGGGCGTGGCGAAGCGGAGCCGGAAGCTCCATGATGTGCTGTATGGCGCGAGGGGAACCTTGGGGCGATTGAGTATAAGAGCTATTAGACTCCTGCATCCagtttctatactgcttgttctcaattgggtcgcgggtgtgctggagccgagCCGAGTTGACTATTGGGCgaaaagcggggtacaccctgaacccttGTCCTCGGGGGCAAGGTCAGTAAAACGTGAATTCCCCCTAAATTATCGGCGTGATCTATTTAGTTTctgtgcaccaagcagctgtgtGTATCCTTGGCCACTTGCAGGGGACATTACATTAAGTTCTAACCAGCAATGGTATAGGCTATAATAAGATGCCTTTGTGTTAGTTTTCGGACAAAAGGCATATTGAGCAACAGGAGAAAAATCCAATACatcccaaaatgtatttaacatcttcagaaaacatgttgcaaatcatgaaatacAACCATGTATTTGAGTAACTGACTCGAGCTGGTATTTTATTGTGTATCTACTAGAATTTTGGTCGATGGGGCGGCTATGATTGAGCACTATAAACTCTGACAAGTGAACACAGAAGCGTGTGAacttattcattaaacacatacacatattgtcaaggtgtgcctaatgaagtgtccaaaaATGTCAACGGCAAAAGTAAGACACCCACCTAAGTTATAGAGCAATCCGAGAGCCTGGAACTCCTCCTGATTGGGATGCGGCCCCGTTGCACGCGCGTAGCAGTCCAGTAGCCAGCTCAGGTTCTCCTGGAGGTGCGTGTCATTGATGCGGGGGTCGAAAAGTCGCAGGGGCTCGCTGCAGAGTCGGTACGAGGCGTACACGAGGAAGCGCACCGTCCGCTCCAAAATGGCCACGCAGTCCGCTCCGTGCGCCCTCTGGATGATCATGTCCTGCTTCACGCTGCGCAGGCGATCGAAAACAAAGCTATAAACCTGCAACACATAAACAAAAGTTGTTTCGTGAGTGTTTAGAATAGGTTCAAGTAGGGATGGATGATATGGTTTTATAATA is part of the Phyllopteryx taeniolatus isolate TA_2022b chromosome 7, UOR_Ptae_1.2, whole genome shotgun sequence genome and harbors:
- the sac3d1 gene encoding SAC3 domain-containing protein 1 encodes the protein MYKEQRRWRNQGRWRGRGKSHAREMKEDVRSGQRDEDAVPRGVCQTMCPAGELRNRESQNRLHRFEMLAGTEKDRRPRADPLRAVKEYSRPAAGKDSANSADLRHPAVLLKTVCYLIDEVTASPHLHPWTEVYSFVFDRLRSVKQDMIIQRAHGADCVAILERTVRFLVYASYRLCSEPLRLFDPRINDTHLQENLSWLLDCYARATGPHPNQEEFQALGLLYNLGSPRAIQHIMELPAPLRHAPAVTLAVSINRSFLERNPVRLLRCARRLSFLQACALHRHVTSSRKDLLLVYSHGYNSRNCRFPLEALSELLALEKSLTSTLCQACGVEVNTDGQVVFSKTSFAEPEQGKLCCSLYHNIVTEKHKDLTIGSILHGCVRQKAQFK